The Bacteroidales bacterium genome has a segment encoding these proteins:
- a CDS encoding ABC-F family ATP-binding cassette domain-containing protein, with amino-acid sequence MPTFKNVYDQDLIAINNITVHFTGEDLFTDVTFLINDRDRIGLVGKNGSGKTTLLNVIAGEMEPGSGSIASPSGQSLGYLKQEMSIESKLTVMEEAQQAFKEHLAVERQLQNLTRQIAERTDYHSESYLALVTQLNDANDRFAILGGHTMDQNSEKILLGLGFERSDFQRPLSEFSSGWQMRVELGKILLRKPDILLLDEPTNHLDIESIQWLEDFLINYPGAVLLVSHDRAFLDNVTNRTVELSLGRSYDYKASYSDFEALQEQRLAKEQASFNNQQQQIAQIERFIDRFRYKNTKARQVQSKMKMLDKMDKVELSETDKGTINFRFPPSPHSGRVTVRGEKLSKSYGSHLVLHNLEFSIARGEKIAFVGRNGEGKSTLSKMIVGQLLYEGTLELGHLVKIGYYAQNQHEMLDMGKTVFETIDDVAAGDWRPRVKGLLGSFLFRGEDLDKKVKVLSGGEKSRLSLARMLLNPVNFLVLDEPTNHLDMRSKDILKSALLQFDGTLIIVSHDRDFLSGLTEKVFEFRNRGIRQFIGDVHEFLETRRMEHLDEMGAIKSSAASRQPDAPSQNKIDYERRKEAEREQRKLVSRIEKSEAAIHKLEKDIARIDQILSNPDPSNKKIQSGEIYQEYNSLKQQHEKEMQEWERLHNELEEMEAGI; translated from the coding sequence TTGCCAACTTTTAAAAATGTATACGATCAGGATTTGATAGCTATTAACAACATAACGGTTCACTTTACCGGAGAGGATCTTTTTACCGACGTCACTTTTCTTATCAACGATCGCGACAGAATAGGGCTGGTGGGAAAAAATGGCAGTGGTAAAACCACGCTGCTGAATGTGATTGCCGGTGAGATGGAGCCAGGGTCAGGGAGCATCGCCTCACCGTCGGGGCAAAGTCTCGGCTATCTGAAGCAGGAGATGAGCATCGAAAGTAAATTGACGGTGATGGAAGAAGCACAACAAGCTTTCAAAGAACATCTGGCAGTGGAGCGACAGCTGCAAAATCTCACCCGGCAAATCGCCGAACGTACCGACTATCACAGCGAATCATATCTGGCGCTGGTTACACAACTCAACGATGCCAACGATCGCTTTGCTATTTTGGGTGGCCATACCATGGATCAGAATAGCGAGAAGATACTCCTGGGGCTTGGTTTTGAACGAAGCGACTTTCAGCGTCCACTTTCTGAATTTAGCAGCGGATGGCAAATGCGCGTGGAGCTGGGCAAGATACTCCTGCGCAAGCCCGACATTCTCTTGCTCGACGAGCCTACCAACCACCTAGACATTGAGTCGATTCAATGGCTCGAAGATTTCCTGATCAACTATCCGGGGGCGGTGCTGCTGGTGTCGCACGACCGGGCTTTTCTCGACAACGTTACAAATCGTACTGTAGAGCTTTCGCTGGGGCGCAGCTACGACTACAAAGCATCTTATTCCGATTTTGAAGCACTGCAGGAACAGCGGCTGGCCAAAGAGCAGGCGAGTTTCAACAACCAGCAGCAGCAGATAGCCCAGATCGAGCGCTTTATTGACCGATTTCGTTATAAAAATACAAAAGCACGGCAGGTTCAATCCAAGATGAAAATGCTAGATAAGATGGATAAGGTGGAGTTGAGTGAAACCGATAAGGGCACGATCAACTTCCGCTTTCCGCCGTCTCCACATTCCGGCAGGGTTACGGTGCGCGGCGAAAAACTCAGCAAGAGTTATGGCAGCCATCTGGTGCTGCACAATCTTGAATTTTCGATAGCCCGTGGCGAAAAGATAGCTTTTGTAGGCCGCAATGGCGAGGGGAAATCTACACTATCCAAAATGATCGTCGGGCAGTTACTTTACGAAGGAACTCTGGAGCTGGGGCATCTGGTAAAGATTGGCTATTACGCTCAAAACCAGCACGAGATGCTCGACATGGGAAAGACGGTTTTTGAGACCATCGACGATGTGGCTGCCGGCGACTGGCGCCCGCGCGTGAAAGGCCTGCTGGGAAGTTTTCTGTTTCGTGGCGAAGATCTCGACAAAAAAGTAAAAGTGCTATCAGGCGGTGAAAAGTCACGCCTTTCGCTGGCACGCATGCTCCTCAATCCCGTGAATTTCCTGGTGCTCGATGAGCCTACCAACCACCTCGATATGCGCTCCAAAGATATTCTCAAAAGTGCTTTGCTGCAATTTGACGGAACGCTGATCATCGTATCGCACGACCGTGACTTTCTTTCCGGTCTTACCGAAAAAGTTTTTGAGTTTCGCAATCGTGGCATTCGTCAGTTTATCGGGGATGTACATGAATTTCTCGAAACGCGTCGGATGGAGCATTTAGATGAGATGGGTGCAATCAAATCATCTGCTGCTTCGCGGCAGCCGGATGCGCCTTCACAAAACAAAATAGACTACGAACGACGCAAGGAGGCAGAGCGCGAGCAACGGAAATTGGTTTCACGAATCGAAAAAAGTGAAGCAGCCATCCATAAACTCGAAAAAGATATCGCCCGCATAGATCAGATACTTTCTAATCCCGACCCCAGTAACAAAAAAATTCAGTCAGGAGAAATTTATCAGGAATACAATTCGCTAAAGCAGCAGCACGAAAAAGAAATGCAGGAGTGGGAGAGGCTGCACAACGAACTGGAAGAGATGGAAGCCGGAATATAG
- a CDS encoding twin-arginine translocase TatA/TatE family subunit yields MNTILLYMPSGYELIVILLVVVLLFGGKKIPELMRGVGKGVKEFKNGMSGADEIKREMDHSATEISAGINKQTTQTDNPDSHNTVKK; encoded by the coding sequence ATGAATACTATTTTGCTATACATGCCCAGTGGGTACGAACTTATTGTGATTCTGCTGGTAGTGGTGCTGCTTTTTGGGGGCAAAAAAATTCCAGAGCTCATGCGTGGCGTGGGCAAAGGCGTAAAAGAATTTAAAAATGGTATGTCGGGTGCCGACGAAATCAAACGCGAAATGGATCATTCGGCTACGGAGATAAGTGCCGGCATCAACAAACAAACAACCCAAACCGATAACCCCGACAGCCACAATACCGTAAAAAAATAA
- a CDS encoding MATE family efflux transporter, giving the protein MKDLTQGKEGKLIVQFAMPMVLGNMFQQLYNVVDSIIIGNFLGKEALAAVGAAFPIIFLLVSLVAGIGSGFTIIVSQYFGARDVEKVKRTIDTTYILLFFASLVVTFIGISFATPIFRLTDLPLDVLPQARSYLTVYLTGTVFSFGFSGTSSILRGMGDSKTPLYFLIIATLTNVVLDLLFIVVFKWGVEGAAFATVISQAGAFITAALYLNRRHEVVNLSFRKYVFDRDIFRNSIRIGLPSGLQQTFVAAGMIALYGIVNQFGTATIAAYSVATRIDSFASLLAMNFGSALSAFVGQNLGAQKPERVRAGLKATWIITSGISVFISIMVAFFGKNLMAIFTPDESVIVIGNSYLVIVSSFYIIFSSLFVVNAVMRGSGDTLIPMFTTLIALWVVRVPASYFLAERIGVTGIWWAIPLGWGTGLILAFSYYLTGRWKTKSVIRPKK; this is encoded by the coding sequence ATGAAAGACCTTACGCAAGGAAAAGAAGGAAAGCTGATTGTGCAATTTGCCATGCCCATGGTGCTTGGCAATATGTTTCAACAGCTCTACAATGTGGTCGACAGCATCATCATTGGTAACTTCCTGGGCAAGGAAGCGCTGGCTGCTGTTGGGGCTGCATTTCCGATCATTTTTTTGCTCGTTTCGCTGGTGGCTGGTATTGGTTCGGGGTTTACAATTATCGTTTCGCAATATTTTGGTGCGCGCGATGTGGAAAAGGTAAAGCGCACCATCGATACCACCTACATTCTTTTATTTTTCGCATCTCTCGTTGTCACTTTTATCGGAATTTCTTTTGCCACGCCCATCTTTCGTCTTACTGATCTGCCGCTCGATGTGCTGCCACAGGCGCGCAGCTATCTTACCGTTTATCTTACCGGCACGGTGTTCTCCTTTGGATTTAGTGGAACCAGCTCCATACTACGCGGTATGGGCGACTCGAAGACACCGCTTTATTTTCTGATTATTGCCACCCTTACCAATGTGGTGCTCGACTTGCTTTTTATTGTGGTTTTTAAATGGGGTGTCGAAGGAGCTGCTTTTGCTACAGTGATTTCTCAAGCGGGAGCTTTCATTACTGCAGCGCTCTACCTCAATCGCCGTCATGAAGTTGTAAATCTCAGCTTTCGCAAATACGTATTCGATCGCGATATTTTCAGAAATAGTATCCGCATTGGTTTGCCATCGGGTTTGCAACAAACTTTTGTAGCGGCCGGCATGATAGCACTTTATGGCATCGTCAATCAGTTTGGAACTGCCACGATCGCAGCCTACAGTGTGGCCACGCGTATCGATAGCTTCGCCTCTTTGCTGGCGATGAATTTTGGCTCAGCTTTGTCAGCCTTCGTGGGGCAAAACCTCGGAGCACAGAAACCTGAGCGGGTGCGCGCAGGCCTCAAAGCTACCTGGATCATTACCTCGGGCATCTCTGTCTTTATAAGTATAATGGTGGCTTTCTTTGGTAAGAATCTGATGGCTATTTTTACTCCCGACGAATCAGTGATCGTCATTGGCAACAGCTATCTGGTTATCGTCAGCTCTTTTTATATCATATTTTCATCGTTATTTGTTGTCAATGCTGTGATGCGTGGTTCCGGCGACACACTCATCCCGATGTTTACTACCCTTATTGCCTTGTGGGTGGTACGTGTTCCGGCTTCCTATTTCCTGGCCGAACGCATCGGTGTTACGGGCATCTGGTGGGCTATACCGCTGGGGTGGGGCACAGGATTGATCCTCGCTTTTTCGTATTATCTCACCGGGCGCTGGAAAACCAAAAGTGTGATCCGGCCGAAGAAATAA